Proteins co-encoded in one Oreochromis aureus strain Israel breed Guangdong linkage group 3, ZZ_aureus, whole genome shotgun sequence genomic window:
- the gpr185b gene encoding G-protein coupled receptor 12 yields LQEVSPWDIALCVTGTLISCENALVIAVLFYTPTLRAPMFILIGSLAVADLLAGLGLILNFVFTYLIDSSVEFVTLLSVGLLISAFSASVFNILAITVDRYLSLYNALTYHTERTVTFTYIMVVFIWVSCLTLGLLPALGWNCLRDESTCSICRPVTKNNAVALAVTFLLVFALMMQLYLQICKIAFRHAQQIAVQHQFVAISTTKGVSTLSAILCAFGVCWLPFAMYSIVADSSYPVIYTYATVLPATCCSVINPIIYAFRNPDIQKSLWMACCGCVPSNLSLRPRTSSDV; encoded by the coding sequence CTTCAGGAAGTCAGCCCGTGGGACATTGCGCTTTGCGTGACAGGGACTCTCATTTCCTGCGAGAATGCCCTGGTGATCGCTGTGCTGTTCTACACACCGACGCTCCGCGCTCCCATGTTCATCTTGATTGGATCGCTGGCGGTGGCGGATCTCCTGGCCGGCCTGGGCCTCATCTTGAACTTTGTCTTCACCTATCTGATCGACAGCTCGGTGGAGTTCGTGACATTGCTGTCCGTTGGACTGTTGATCTCGGCCTTCTCAGCGTCTGTCTTCAACATCCTCGCCATCACGGTCGACCGGTACCTCTCGCTTTACAACGCCCTGACCTACCACACTGAACGGACAGTCACCTTCACCTACATCATGGTGGTCTTCATCTGGGTGTCGTGCCTCACGCTCGGCCTGTTGCCGGCGCTGGGCTGGAACTGTCTGAGAGACGAGAGCACGTGCAGCATCTGCCGACCGGTCACTAAAAACAACGCCGTGGCACTCGCCGTCACTTTCTTATTGGTCTTTGCCCTCATGATGCAGCTCTACCTTCAAATCTGCAAAATCGCCTTCCGCCATGCACAGCAGATCGCGGTGCAGCACCAGTTTGTGGCCATCTCCACCACCAAAGGTGTCTCCACACTGTCGGCCATCCTGTGTGCCTTCGGGGTGTGCTGGCTGCCGTTCGCCATGTACTCCATTGTGGCTGACTCCAGCTACCCCGTAATATACACCTACGCCACGGTCCTCCCAGCCACCTGCTGCTCTGTAATCAACCCCATCATCTATGCGTTCCGAAACCCAGACATCCAGAAGTCGCTATGGATGGCCTGCTGTGGGTGTGTCCCCTCCAACCTCTCCTTAAGACCCAGGACCTCCAGTGATGTGTAG